From a single Asticcacaulis sp. MM231 genomic region:
- a CDS encoding DUF3164 family protein gives MDDLEIITSKDALADEMASIAAELDTENAPKLDDGVVEHGGRKYMRLANGGLQLVENIRPQSLLQDQVVRKLIAEAKALSGKVQTFRDHALDEVETFVDVLNERYGAKRGGEKGNVSLVTVDQTMKVERSIGEFIDFGPELESARALFNECVQEWGEFAKAELVSMVNRGFQLSKGKVNRSALLGLLQVQSEDQRWKDAQLALQEAIVVVARKAYPRFYEKDARGKWVAISIDLASGAAS, from the coding sequence ATGGACGATCTCGAAATCATCACAAGCAAAGATGCCCTGGCTGATGAAATGGCCAGCATTGCTGCCGAACTAGATACCGAAAACGCCCCCAAGCTCGATGACGGTGTCGTCGAGCATGGGGGTCGCAAATACATGCGTCTGGCCAACGGTGGCCTGCAATTGGTGGAAAACATCCGTCCGCAGTCCCTGCTTCAGGACCAGGTTGTGCGCAAACTGATCGCCGAGGCCAAGGCTCTTTCCGGCAAGGTTCAGACCTTCCGCGACCATGCGCTCGACGAGGTCGAAACCTTCGTTGACGTTCTTAACGAGCGGTACGGCGCCAAGCGCGGCGGTGAGAAGGGCAACGTGTCTCTTGTCACCGTCGATCAGACCATGAAGGTCGAGCGCTCGATCGGCGAGTTCATCGACTTCGGCCCGGAGTTGGAGAGTGCTCGCGCGCTCTTCAACGAGTGCGTCCAGGAGTGGGGCGAGTTCGCCAAGGCCGAGCTGGTGTCCATGGTCAATCGCGGCTTCCAGCTCTCGAAGGGCAAGGTCAACCGCTCAGCCTTGCTTGGCCTGCTTCAGGTCCAATCGGAAGATCAGCGCTGGAAGGATGCACAGCTTGCTCTTCAGGAGGCCATCGTTGTCGTCGCCCGTAAGGCCTATCCGCGTTTCTATGAAAAGGACGCACGCGGCAAGTGGGTGGCCATCAGCATCGATCTGGCATCGGGAGCTGCGTCATGA
- a CDS encoding phage protein Gp27 family protein: MQSLASAQKIDADRVVKVRQEMAREAAKAVEKVANQQGLGKDMRNALMEAALGIAT, from the coding sequence CTGCAAAGCCTCGCCTCGGCCCAGAAGATCGATGCCGACCGCGTTGTTAAGGTGCGCCAGGAGATGGCCAGGGAAGCCGCTAAGGCGGTTGAGAAGGTGGCCAATCAGCAGGGCCTTGGCAAGGATATGCGCAATGCGCTGATGGAAGCCGCCCTGGGGATCGCCACATGA
- a CDS encoding LamG-like jellyroll fold domain-containing protein: MSTRILTTSGLSADPNGGVYLPSAAERAAYTALFTAPATGGRGLWFDASVAANYANSGPGDDPAGFKAYERTGFDSAAVPARLLTPDPVRQHHPIYIPADEVTGKPCWLFGAGGSGANALSNINNGALTFASQIQSSQEVNDTPILLPTNGWSVAFKARVPAPGGTVNGVAFAAYPTGIPGGAVLGSKTLGTDGFSVEIDQANGHLIAYNRRDYTLYRNNTDLRDGNWHDYVLAWDFGTHSMSAYIDGVSIANATTPYPNDISGATGCDKMVIGGLGGTAGGPDIRFGGLVSFLAFLPNQSLGNVTYRNLVRAVMAEK; this comes from the coding sequence ATGTCCACCCGAATCCTCACTACGTCCGGCCTGTCCGCCGATCCAAATGGCGGCGTGTATCTGCCCTCGGCGGCGGAGCGCGCCGCCTATACCGCCCTTTTTACCGCACCCGCAACGGGTGGCCGGGGCTTATGGTTCGATGCCTCTGTCGCCGCCAACTATGCCAATTCCGGCCCAGGTGATGACCCGGCAGGCTTCAAGGCCTATGAGCGTACGGGCTTTGATAGCGCCGCCGTGCCTGCGCGCCTCCTGACGCCGGATCCGGTGCGTCAGCATCACCCGATCTATATTCCAGCAGACGAAGTGACGGGGAAGCCATGCTGGTTGTTTGGAGCCGGTGGGTCCGGTGCGAATGCTCTGAGCAATATCAACAATGGTGCCCTGACCTTTGCATCCCAAATCCAGAGCAGCCAGGAAGTGAATGACACGCCGATCCTGTTGCCGACCAACGGCTGGTCAGTGGCTTTCAAGGCGCGTGTGCCGGCGCCGGGCGGGACGGTCAATGGCGTAGCCTTTGCAGCTTATCCAACGGGGATTCCAGGCGGCGCGGTGCTTGGCAGTAAGACCTTGGGCACCGACGGCTTCTCGGTCGAGATCGACCAGGCCAACGGTCACCTCATCGCCTACAACCGTCGGGACTACACCCTCTATCGCAACAACACCGATCTGCGTGACGGCAACTGGCACGACTATGTGCTGGCCTGGGACTTTGGCACGCATTCCATGTCCGCCTACATTGACGGCGTCTCTATCGCCAATGCAACGACGCCTTACCCCAACGACATCAGCGGAGCGACCGGATGTGACAAGATGGTGATCGGCGGTTTGGGTGGCACGGCCGGTGGTCCCGATATCCGATTTGGTGGTCTGGTGTCCTTCCTTGCCTTCCTGCCCAACCAGTCGCTCGGTAACGTCACCTATCGTAACCTTGTGCGCGCCGTCATGGCCGAGAAGTAG
- a CDS encoding TraR/DksA C4-type zinc finger protein, with protein sequence MADEIDRAQERDENFRAESLDRLKAAMHEVDEMSSSPFCEDCEAEIGIGRLLAQPKARRCIACQEAAERRGYLGKVAG encoded by the coding sequence ATGGCTGACGAGATCGACCGCGCCCAGGAGCGCGACGAAAACTTCCGTGCTGAGTCGCTCGATCGCCTGAAGGCGGCCATGCACGAGGTCGATGAGATGTCGTCGAGCCCGTTTTGTGAAGACTGCGAAGCTGAGATCGGTATCGGGCGTCTGCTCGCCCAGCCGAAAGCCCGCCGTTGTATTGCGTGCCAGGAAGCTGCCGAGCGCCGTGGCTATCTCGGAAAGGTTGCCGGCTGA
- a CDS encoding AAA family ATPase, translated as MNTVTKTIFSPEQLDELRKRVLDYKEQTPASWYEIHQTTGIGESTIQAFALGTYKGNNQNVATEVEKWFKNAETMEFFSDMSVVPAYQPTPTALNIRANLLYAKRGNFNTIQGNPGVGKSEALDHFVWEFQNVWRVTASPSRSTFNAIMLAILNAFNVPPGNRTSHQLSELVRRQFRSRTDALLIVDEFST; from the coding sequence ATGAATACCGTTACCAAAACAATCTTCAGCCCCGAACAGCTCGATGAGCTGCGCAAGCGGGTGCTCGACTACAAAGAGCAGACGCCCGCAAGCTGGTACGAGATCCACCAGACCACGGGTATCGGCGAAAGCACGATCCAGGCGTTTGCGCTGGGCACCTATAAGGGCAACAACCAGAACGTCGCGACCGAGGTCGAAAAGTGGTTCAAGAACGCCGAGACCATGGAGTTCTTCAGCGATATGTCGGTTGTCCCGGCCTATCAGCCAACGCCGACTGCCCTCAATATCCGCGCCAACCTGCTCTATGCCAAACGCGGAAATTTCAACACAATCCAGGGCAATCCTGGCGTCGGCAAGTCTGAGGCCCTGGATCACTTTGTCTGGGAATTCCAGAACGTCTGGAGGGTCACCGCGTCGCCGTCGCGCTCGACCTTCAATGCGATTATGCTGGCCATCCTCAACGCTTTCAACGTGCCGCCTGGGAACCGCACCTCGCACCAGCTTAGCGAGCTGGTCCGTCGCCAGTTTCGCAGCCGCACCGATGCGCTGCTGATCGTCGATGAGTTCAGCACCTAG
- a CDS encoding DUF935 family protein, giving the protein MVDFLSPIKALFAGAKRSETPRAFELESRPVAEGPLDAEGRVIDKAVLAQEIAAPTFGGVRSILFNGVTGGLDPFKLQRILNSAVQGQADEFYQLAEEMEEKYPHYQATLKTRKLAVTQSETTVEAAGDDPRSQKDAELIREYLKRGDLELEMYDIEDAQGKGWSATELVWPEGTARLKYPMLPRLKTRPQQFFQFDQVDGETLLLKGGVVGTSALPVPLPGYKFIIRRAAGKTGLTVRGGLARSVAWAYLFQNMALKDWVILAEVYGMPVRIGKYDRNATETDRNALLNAVVNIGTDAAAIIPNSMVIDFVDAMASASPDVYKALCEYLDQQVSKLVLGQTATTDATSGGLGGSQGNVHNDVRQDYQRADQRALSATLTRDLVIPIIVLNHGAPPSGLYPVLRLGQAETFTKEQADMIYEFVDRGGSVELSIIGDKLGLPDAPEGPDVKLLQPRSKGVQVSGADNAAQNPDVGLSDAKAATAMNAASNRILGHLKTALSSVGGPQSDAVDIAVQEMADEWTPVMAPLIDGLEAALAASSSFEDAKAKLLLALDTLPDTELTALLARTRFAARRGRRAMTSEAAMASNTGTFQDLFIFQRARKAPFIGANGRIREAAVDEPRLDFNIDGEPLGLLIEGRETSLRADLIGLAVLPGAPTYGTVLHDYIRPDGVREMRAIYSFDPAATIKACLNMVGHQRRIAFFPQFLTRSNMTATAPVRYGGESWEMAGLVLVDTHTALEAADSPDTLMIEA; this is encoded by the coding sequence ATGGTTGATTTTCTTTCCCCGATAAAGGCGCTGTTCGCGGGCGCTAAGAGATCGGAGACGCCGCGTGCGTTCGAACTGGAGAGCCGGCCGGTTGCTGAAGGCCCGCTTGATGCTGAAGGCCGCGTCATCGACAAGGCCGTGCTCGCCCAGGAGATCGCCGCCCCGACCTTCGGCGGTGTGCGCTCGATCCTGTTCAACGGGGTGACGGGGGGGCTCGATCCGTTCAAGCTCCAGCGCATTCTTAATTCTGCCGTGCAGGGCCAGGCCGATGAATTCTACCAGCTCGCCGAAGAGATGGAGGAAAAGTACCCGCACTATCAGGCCACGCTTAAGACCCGCAAGCTGGCTGTGACACAGAGCGAGACGACGGTCGAGGCGGCCGGTGATGATCCACGCTCGCAGAAAGATGCCGAGTTGATCCGCGAGTATCTGAAGCGCGGCGACCTTGAGCTTGAGATGTACGACATCGAGGACGCCCAGGGCAAAGGCTGGAGTGCTACGGAGCTTGTCTGGCCAGAAGGCACAGCGCGGTTGAAGTATCCGATGCTGCCCCGCCTGAAGACACGGCCCCAGCAGTTCTTCCAGTTCGACCAGGTCGATGGTGAGACACTTCTCCTGAAGGGCGGCGTAGTTGGCACAAGCGCGCTGCCGGTACCTTTGCCCGGCTACAAGTTCATTATCCGTAGGGCGGCGGGCAAGACGGGGCTGACGGTTCGCGGTGGTCTGGCGCGCTCTGTTGCCTGGGCCTATCTCTTCCAGAATATGGCGCTGAAGGACTGGGTGATCCTGGCCGAGGTCTACGGCATGCCGGTCCGTATCGGTAAATATGACCGTAACGCCACCGAAACCGACCGCAACGCGCTGCTCAATGCCGTCGTCAATATCGGTACCGATGCTGCCGCCATCATTCCCAACTCGATGGTGATTGACTTCGTTGATGCCATGGCGAGCGCGTCGCCCGATGTCTACAAGGCTCTGTGCGAATATCTCGATCAGCAGGTCTCGAAGCTGGTTCTCGGCCAGACGGCAACGACTGATGCCACATCGGGCGGGCTGGGCGGCAGTCAGGGCAACGTCCATAATGACGTCCGCCAGGACTATCAACGCGCCGACCAGCGCGCCCTCAGTGCCACCCTGACCCGTGATCTGGTCATCCCGATCATCGTTCTCAACCACGGCGCGCCGCCGTCCGGTCTCTATCCGGTCCTTCGCCTCGGCCAGGCCGAGACTTTCACCAAGGAACAGGCCGACATGATCTACGAGTTCGTCGATCGTGGCGGCAGTGTCGAACTGTCGATCATCGGCGACAAGCTGGGCCTGCCCGATGCACCCGAAGGTCCTGATGTGAAGCTGCTGCAACCGCGCTCGAAGGGCGTTCAGGTGAGTGGCGCCGACAACGCGGCCCAGAACCCGGATGTAGGCCTTTCCGATGCCAAGGCCGCCACGGCCATGAATGCCGCCTCAAATCGCATCTTAGGCCACCTTAAGACCGCCTTAAGTTCTGTGGGTGGCCCTCAATCCGACGCCGTGGATATCGCCGTCCAGGAAATGGCGGATGAATGGACGCCGGTCATGGCGCCTTTGATCGACGGTCTTGAGGCGGCGCTGGCGGCTTCGTCGTCGTTTGAAGACGCCAAGGCGAAGCTTCTGCTGGCGCTTGATACCCTGCCGGATACCGAACTAACGGCGCTTCTGGCCCGTACGCGCTTTGCTGCGCGGCGGGGGAGGCGGGCTATGACCTCGGAGGCGGCAATGGCCAGTAACACCGGGACATTCCAGGATCTGTTTATTTTTCAGCGCGCGCGCAAAGCCCCCTTTATCGGCGCCAACGGCCGTATCCGTGAAGCGGCGGTCGATGAACCCCGCCTTGATTTCAATATCGATGGCGAACCACTTGGCCTGCTGATCGAAGGGCGGGAGACGAGTTTACGCGCAGATCTGATCGGCCTGGCGGTCCTGCCGGGTGCGCCCACCTACGGCACGGTTCTGCACGACTACATCCGTCCTGATGGCGTCAGGGAGATGCGCGCTATCTACAGCTTCGATCCGGCCGCCACGATCAAAGCCTGCCTCAACATGGTGGGCCATCAGCGCCGCATCGCCTTTTTCCCGCAGTTCCTTACCCGCAGCAACATGACGGCCACTGCGCCGGTCCGTTACGGCGGAGAGAGCTGGGAAATGGCCGGCCTGGTTCTGGTTGATACCCATACGGCCCTGGAAGCGGCCGATTCACCCGACACCCTGATGATCGAGGCTTAA
- a CDS encoding Mu-like prophage major head subunit gpT family protein — MGLAGNASEGLYTPVTSTTKIETYGFLGDMPIFRKWIGEKRVKSLEEKAYQLVNDDYEMTIGIHKNKIRDDNLGLYGPMFQGWGQEAGALKDRLIFDALKNGHLNTCYDGQFFFDTDHVINGVTFANTDADTTVQPWFLMDLSKPMKPILYQTRQEADFNMVTDPTDSHVFKTGEYLAGAEARGGAGYTYWQLAYRSRKTLNAANYEIAKQAMASWTDDNGENLGIKPTHIVVGTSNAAAAKNLFKKQNLAGGESNTYDGELQIIEAPRLL, encoded by the coding sequence CTGGGCCTTGCCGGCAATGCCTCTGAAGGGCTTTACACACCCGTCACCTCGACCACCAAGATCGAGACCTACGGTTTCCTCGGCGACATGCCGATCTTCCGCAAGTGGATTGGCGAAAAGCGCGTCAAGTCGCTTGAGGAAAAGGCCTATCAACTGGTCAACGACGACTACGAAATGACCATTGGTATCCACAAGAACAAGATCAGGGACGATAATCTCGGCCTCTATGGTCCGATGTTCCAGGGCTGGGGTCAGGAAGCTGGCGCTCTGAAGGATCGCCTGATCTTCGATGCCCTGAAAAATGGCCACCTCAACACCTGTTACGACGGGCAGTTCTTCTTCGACACCGACCACGTCATCAACGGTGTCACCTTCGCCAACACGGACGCCGACACGACGGTCCAGCCGTGGTTCCTGATGGACCTGTCGAAGCCGATGAAGCCGATCCTGTACCAGACCCGTCAGGAAGCCGACTTCAACATGGTCACCGATCCGACCGATAGCCACGTCTTCAAGACGGGCGAGTACCTGGCCGGCGCAGAAGCGCGTGGTGGGGCTGGCTACACCTACTGGCAGCTTGCCTACCGCAGCCGTAAGACGCTCAACGCCGCCAACTACGAGATTGCCAAGCAAGCCATGGCCTCGTGGACCGATGACAACGGCGAAAATCTGGGCATCAAGCCGACGCACATTGTCGTCGGCACCAGCAACGCCGCCGCCGCCAAGAACCTCTTCAAGAAGCAGAACCTCGCTGGCGGCGAAAGCAACACCTATGACGGGGAGCTCCAGATCATAGAAGCTCCGCGCTTGCTGTAG
- a CDS encoding DUF1320 domain-containing protein: MYAAVSDMTSRFEEAELVQVTDQDGTGAIVEAVVLAAISDATTEINTYAGRKYAPAALLAAMPPMLTNVCCDIARYELFKRKGEMPQVVQDAYNAAIKWLKNLADGTTVLDVGGIEVAPAVNTIQTAPSIVACMRDKYRGL; the protein is encoded by the coding sequence ATGTACGCCGCCGTTTCCGACATGACCTCACGCTTCGAAGAGGCCGAGCTTGTCCAGGTCACTGACCAGGATGGTACCGGCGCGATCGTTGAGGCTGTTGTGCTGGCCGCCATCAGTGATGCCACTACAGAAATCAACACCTATGCCGGCAGGAAGTACGCGCCGGCCGCGCTCCTGGCCGCCATGCCGCCCATGCTGACCAATGTCTGCTGTGATATCGCCCGTTATGAGCTGTTCAAGCGCAAGGGCGAGATGCCGCAGGTTGTCCAGGACGCATATAACGCCGCCATCAAATGGCTGAAGAACCTGGCTGACGGCACCACAGTACTGGACGTTGGCGGCATTGAAGTGGCGCCGGCCGTCAACACCATCCAGACAGCACCTTCGATCGTCGCCTGTATGCGCGACAAGTACAGGGGGCTGTGA
- a CDS encoding glycosyl hydrolase 108 family protein: MAGKKSPILTPLYGSDARFIHLAATVLDIEGGYSNHKSDNGGETQYGISLRFLKSEGKLIDLNQDGRADLDLDFDGDIDGADIRLLTKEAAKNLYYLCFWERLSLKTLPTFIDGAVLDQAINGGASAAVKMLQRACNRFAIVPDLKVDGDLGFKTRSRLWEIKSFGNGIPKLISNYRQEAEVRYNAIARADPKQVIFLDGWVKRARRLGDV, from the coding sequence ATGGCTGGGAAAAAATCACCAATTCTGACACCGCTCTACGGTAGCGACGCAAGGTTCATTCACCTGGCGGCGACCGTCCTTGATATCGAGGGCGGTTATTCGAACCATAAGAGTGATAACGGCGGCGAGACGCAATATGGCATCTCCCTTCGCTTCCTCAAAAGCGAAGGCAAGCTGATTGACCTCAATCAAGACGGTCGCGCCGATCTCGATCTGGATTTCGATGGCGATATCGACGGCGCGGATATCCGCCTCCTGACCAAGGAAGCCGCCAAAAACCTCTATTACCTCTGCTTCTGGGAGAGGCTAAGCCTCAAGACGCTGCCGACCTTTATCGACGGTGCTGTGCTTGACCAGGCTATCAATGGCGGCGCTTCGGCTGCTGTGAAGATGCTCCAGCGCGCCTGTAACCGTTTCGCCATCGTACCCGATCTGAAGGTTGACGGCGATCTGGGCTTCAAGACCCGTTCGCGCCTCTGGGAGATCAAGAGCTTTGGCAATGGTATTCCGAAGCTGATCTCTAACTATCGCCAGGAAGCCGAGGTCCGTTACAACGCCATCGCCAGGGCTGACCCTAAGCAGGTTATTTTCCTCGACGGCTGGGTCAAGCGGGCGCGGAGGCTTGGCGATGTCTGA
- a CDS encoding phage protein Gp27 family protein has product MGEKRHRASSVDKLPEPIRHTVGRLIASNFTLDQIVDKLKELEATAEIDFEAPSRSALGRYAERLRAAQERIGRSRAIAEALAPTFGENPDNQVGRLAAEVLQTVIFDIMTAVEVDEETGEFEAGTARCQGSPVPGEVAAKPRLGPEDRCRPRC; this is encoded by the coding sequence ATGGGTGAAAAGCGCCATCGTGCCTCCAGCGTCGATAAGTTGCCAGAGCCGATCCGTCACACGGTCGGCCGTCTGATCGCCTCCAACTTCACGCTCGACCAGATCGTCGACAAGCTGAAGGAACTGGAGGCCACCGCCGAGATCGACTTTGAAGCGCCGTCACGTTCTGCCCTTGGTCGTTATGCCGAGCGCCTGCGCGCCGCCCAGGAGCGGATCGGCCGCAGCCGCGCGATCGCGGAAGCCCTGGCGCCGACCTTTGGTGAAAACCCCGACAACCAGGTCGGCCGGCTGGCTGCCGAAGTTCTTCAGACCGTCATCTTCGATATCATGACGGCCGTCGAGGTCGATGAGGAGACGGGCGAGTTCGAAGCCGGTACTGCTCGGTGCCAAGGAAGCCCAGTCCCTGGCGAAGTCGCTGCAAAGCCTCGCCTCGGCCCAGAAGATCGATGCCGACCGCGTTGTTAA
- a CDS encoding phage minor head protein yields MPVSPLSLQPKDAIAFFRSKGMRTGFDYRDVWQQEHAQGFTVAKAMQVDILTDIRRALDDAMTQGKTLEQFKKELSPILQAKGWWGRQEVTDPLTGETKLAQLGSSRRLRTIYEVNLQSAYAHGNWQRIEASKRAFPYLMYVCVLDSRTRPQHRAWHGVCRPVDDPFWDTHYPPCGWKCRCGTRSLTRAQVKREGIDPTAPAPRFPMDEVTNPRTGEVSRVEQGIDPAFNFNIGKSPLRPITAQPMATSMPAVPKKQLAPAVESFLKSFGAEAKGRILQRDNWPLAIGRELFQDDQGELKTPRPDLLGYLLDVANALLRYDSVEWLWGENAAKKAVLIRRYTKRLDKSLVTIDFSDGAWTYDVRALSDG; encoded by the coding sequence ATGCCGGTGTCACCGCTTTCCCTTCAGCCGAAAGACGCTATCGCCTTCTTCCGGTCGAAGGGGATGCGGACAGGCTTTGATTACCGCGATGTCTGGCAGCAGGAACACGCCCAGGGCTTTACTGTGGCCAAGGCCATGCAGGTCGATATCCTGACGGATATTCGCCGCGCGCTCGATGACGCTATGACCCAGGGCAAGACCCTTGAGCAGTTCAAAAAGGAACTTAGCCCCATCCTTCAGGCCAAAGGCTGGTGGGGCAGACAAGAGGTCACCGATCCACTGACCGGCGAAACCAAGCTGGCCCAGCTCGGATCGTCGCGGCGGTTACGAACCATCTATGAGGTCAACCTTCAGTCAGCCTACGCACACGGCAACTGGCAACGTATCGAAGCCTCAAAGCGCGCCTTCCCCTATCTTATGTATGTGTGCGTGCTCGATAGCCGGACGCGGCCGCAGCACCGCGCCTGGCACGGCGTATGCCGCCCGGTCGATGATCCGTTCTGGGATACGCACTATCCACCCTGCGGCTGGAAATGCCGATGCGGCACGCGCTCGCTGACCCGCGCCCAGGTGAAACGTGAGGGCATTGACCCGACCGCGCCGGCGCCACGCTTCCCTATGGACGAGGTGACGAACCCGCGCACGGGCGAGGTATCGCGCGTCGAACAGGGTATCGACCCTGCGTTCAACTTTAATATCGGCAAATCACCCCTTCGCCCCATAACGGCGCAGCCGATGGCGACCTCTATGCCGGCAGTGCCTAAGAAGCAGCTTGCCCCGGCCGTTGAGAGCTTCCTCAAGTCATTTGGAGCTGAAGCTAAAGGGCGCATTCTTCAGCGCGACAACTGGCCCCTGGCTATCGGCCGTGAGCTGTTCCAGGATGATCAGGGCGAACTGAAAACGCCGCGTCCGGATTTGTTAGGCTATCTGCTCGATGTCGCCAACGCCTTGCTGCGTTACGATTCGGTCGAGTGGTTGTGGGGCGAGAACGCGGCTAAGAAGGCCGTCCTTATCCGCCGATACACAAAGCGGCTTGACAAGTCGCTGGTGACCATCGATTTTTCCGACGGTGCCTGGACCTATGATGTCCGCGCCTTAAGCGACGGCTAA
- a CDS encoding phage protease: protein MTTKGASHVTAAFAAPVALSAGSAMAGELVFAEDGSATQRVRILPMGPFQTRGKGRYLVADLAHAQAIVATSAAWSGSQDIPVDYDHQIIAALELKGKRAEASGWINPASLSAESTGIYAVIEWTAEAADKIKTKKYRYLSPVIDHESNGRVKAILNAALTIYPAIDGLTTLAASASLNLNQENPMDLTALAASLNLPATATLEEIMAAQLAQATALSAAQANLTALSTALGAADATTALSAATALKATAAGEAAITQLVTGLQSTVNALSAKDNVRSVDDYIAAGNITLAQRDDYVALMATDPDRARRLMANSTSVAGGELLGGEKPDNTKITALSAEQKQVATLVGVSHDAYLKTLQDQQEAGQ from the coding sequence GTGACCACCAAGGGAGCTTCCCATGTAACCGCCGCATTTGCCGCGCCCGTCGCTCTGTCGGCGGGTTCGGCGATGGCAGGCGAACTGGTCTTCGCTGAAGATGGCTCGGCCACCCAGCGCGTCCGGATCCTGCCCATGGGTCCTTTTCAGACGCGCGGCAAGGGTCGCTATCTCGTGGCGGACCTTGCCCACGCCCAGGCCATCGTTGCCACCAGTGCGGCCTGGTCAGGCTCTCAGGATATCCCCGTTGACTATGATCACCAGATCATCGCCGCCCTGGAACTGAAGGGCAAGCGTGCCGAGGCGTCAGGCTGGATCAATCCTGCCAGTCTGTCTGCCGAAAGCACCGGCATCTATGCCGTGATCGAATGGACGGCCGAAGCGGCTGACAAGATCAAAACCAAGAAATATCGCTATCTCAGCCCGGTCATCGACCATGAGAGCAACGGACGTGTGAAGGCCATCCTCAACGCAGCCCTCACGATCTACCCGGCGATTGACGGCCTGACCACTCTGGCCGCCAGCGCTTCACTCAACCTCAACCAGGAAAATCCAATGGACTTGACCGCTCTCGCGGCCAGTCTCAACCTGCCCGCTACGGCGACGCTGGAAGAGATCATGGCCGCCCAGCTGGCTCAGGCGACCGCACTTAGCGCCGCCCAGGCCAATCTGACTGCTCTGAGCACCGCGCTCGGTGCTGCCGACGCCACGACCGCGCTCTCCGCTGCCACCGCTCTGAAGGCGACGGCTGCGGGCGAGGCGGCTATCACCCAACTGGTGACCGGCCTTCAATCTACCGTCAACGCCTTGTCCGCGAAGGACAATGTACGCTCGGTCGATGACTACATCGCTGCGGGCAACATCACCCTGGCGCAACGTGATGACTACGTCGCCCTCATGGCGACGGACCCTGACCGCGCCCGGCGCCTGATGGCCAACTCGACCAGTGTCGCCGGTGGCGAGCTGCTCGGTGGCGAAAAGCCTGACAATACCAAGATCACCGCCTTGTCTGCCGAGCAGAAGCAGGTGGCCACGCTGGTCGGCGTCTCGCATGACGCCTACCTCAAAACGCTGCAAGATCAGCAGGAGGCTGGCCAATGA
- a CDS encoding regulatory protein GemA, whose product MSAAIAKIHIAKKETGIHEDDYRSLLMRLTGQNTAKGLSDAQAGRVLEEFKTHLGWKPKLVQGGRKATAARKVSAANHPSARKARALWISLYQLGAITDSSEKALEAFARRQLGCDRMAWADQQQMFKLIEALKAMAERNGWSQDVAGIALAEQTAVLKARLDAAIRAKQGK is encoded by the coding sequence ATGAGCGCCGCCATCGCCAAAATCCATATCGCCAAGAAAGAGACCGGCATCCATGAGGATGATTACCGGTCTTTGTTGATGCGCCTTACGGGCCAGAACACGGCCAAGGGCCTGAGCGATGCCCAGGCCGGCCGCGTTTTGGAAGAATTCAAGACCCACCTGGGCTGGAAGCCGAAGCTTGTCCAGGGCGGCCGCAAGGCGACCGCAGCCCGCAAGGTCTCCGCCGCTAACCATCCGTCGGCCCGCAAGGCGCGTGCGTTGTGGATCTCGCTCTATCAACTGGGCGCCATTACCGACAGTTCCGAAAAGGCGCTGGAGGCCTTCGCGCGCCGCCAGCTCGGTTGCGATCGCATGGCCTGGGCGGATCAACAGCAGATGTTTAAGCTGATCGAGGCGCTGAAGGCCATGGCGGAGCGCAATGGCTGGAGCCAGGACGTCGCCGGCATCGCGCTCGCCGAACAAACCGCCGTGCTGAAGGCGCGCTTAGATGCCGCCATTCGCGCCAAGCAAGGGAAATAG
- a CDS encoding phage virion morphogenesis protein: MEGVQLSVNLSDFPLLVSRFNETARRGADMSPLMRDIAFLGENTTKARFNAGIGPDGAAWLPSLRAKETGGQTLIKSAQLRNSISSEHTAHTAAWGTNKIYAAVHQFGAVIRPVVANALKFFLPGIGFRTAQQVTIPARPYLGINKADQADIADLGEAYFAEPWS; the protein is encoded by the coding sequence ATGGAAGGCGTTCAACTCTCGGTCAATCTCAGCGATTTTCCGCTCCTGGTCAGCCGTTTCAACGAGACGGCCCGCCGTGGCGCCGACATGTCGCCCTTGATGCGCGATATCGCCTTCCTGGGCGAGAACACGACCAAGGCGCGCTTTAATGCCGGCATTGGTCCTGATGGCGCCGCATGGCTGCCGTCGCTCCGTGCCAAAGAGACCGGTGGCCAGACCCTCATCAAGTCGGCCCAGCTTCGCAACTCGATCTCGTCTGAACATACGGCCCATACGGCCGCCTGGGGCACCAACAAGATCTACGCGGCCGTCCACCAGTTTGGCGCGGTCATCCGCCCGGTCGTGGCCAATGCCCTCAAGTTTTTTTTGCCAGGTATCGGCTTTCGCACGGCCCAACAGGTGACGATTCCGGCCAGGCCTTATCTCGGCATCAACAAGGCCGACCAGGCCGATATCGCTGATCTGGGTGAAGCCTACTTTGCGGAGCCCTGGTCATGA